The Helianthus annuus cultivar XRQ/B chromosome 15, HanXRQr2.0-SUNRISE, whole genome shotgun sequence genomic sequence TTGGTTAAGGTTAAAAGGGGTTCTAACCAGAACGGACCCTGATTAAATGAGttgttttagaaagaaaaaaaaaaagtcaaaataaATTCACCTATGGCAACTCCGAAGTCGGTAGTAGCATAGTGGTGGTTTCGTAGTAGCGGCATATCATCAGTAGCGGTGTCGACGTTGGAGAGAGGCAGTGTAGAAGGTGGCATCAGAGACTGAGTAAGTGATGAAGACAAACAACAAAGAGTTATGCTAAGTGCTAAGTGTTTTAATCCAAATCCAAGTGACTTCCCATATTTATTTTACCCAGATCAAACAAATATTCAAAAAATGGTCATAAACAACAAGATGTTAAAACTTATCAAAACTCCTACAAAAATGTTAACGGCATTTGGAAATATAAATGTACTGTCATCAAACCCTTTTAATTCCGAGTTAAATACAAAGTTATAACCCATAAAATTATTTATTTCCATAATTTCATTCTCAGATTCAACAGAATTTACAAATTCACAAATTCCTCTCTTTTTTTTAAACTGCAAAtagaatcaatcccgagcactctcggagCACCCACTagaccaaacggagtactccgagagtaccacgagtccaccaccaattccgagGAAAACCTGATAACCCACCCGTCCATAGGCAGACGGTGAAATTACCGATAAAACCGGTCCCAGGTTTCCCTCGGTCTCGTATTCCACACTCTGCACAAATTCCTCTTTTATTATGTATTTTCTGCAGATGTTGACTGGACCAGATGCTGTAACAAAAAAGCACTCACAACACACACATCGATCCTTCTTTCTCACTCTTAATTTCTTCTCTCTCTAACTTCATCACTTCCACCATGTATCCGTGGTGAAATTAGATCGATCGGAGCGGTTTTCAGGTACGAATTTCATTAATTCAGCTGTTTTTCATTCGAATTTTGCTGTAATTTGTTTACGTTCAGATACTGTTTCGATTATTTGTTGTAATCTGTTTGATATTCTGCACTTTTTGTCTGTTAGTTTTATTGAATGATCTCGAATCGTGTTTTACTTCTAAAATTGAAAAATGCATTGGTGATGTATGGTTATTATGTAACCCTAGGGTTTGATCTGCTTCAATTTGTTACTACGCATTGGTGATGTATGATTATTATGTAACCCTAGGGTTTGATCTGCTTCAATTTGTTACTACATGTGTTTAATTGATCATGACTTGTAGCTATTGAGATTTGTTTTTGAGCTAGAAATTGAATCAATTTGTTTATGTTGAGAAATTGTTTTGATTATTTGTTTGATTCTGTTGTGTTCGGACTGAAGCGTTTGGTATTCATATTCTACATTTTTTTGTTAATTCAATGTGTTGATTTTTAATTGAATGATCTCAAATTGGAAACTGTATTGGTGCTATACAATTATCAAGTAACACTAGGGGTCCACCCCTCCAGCTCAGTTGGTTGTTGGACCGGTTGTTTCCTTGTGAGACTCCGGTTCGATTCCCGGCAAAGGCATATGGGTGTGACATGTGCGCTATGATGGTGAAAAACCCACCGAGGAGGGTTTGATCCTGAGCGTCACTCCGGTTTTCATCCGGCTGTTACTCCAGCGAGTAAAATCGCGTGGAGGCAGTACGGTTTCCGGGGGAATGCCTTCGACCCAAGACTGGTTAACCGAGCGCTGGCCCCGCTATCTGGGCCCACGTTCTTGGAGAGGGTCCGCAATGTGCGGATGTGACAATGGTCACCATTAGAAgttcacctttcaaaaaaaaaaaaaaaaagtaacacTAGGGTTAGATCTTACTTCAGTTTGTCACTATTCGTGTTTATTTGATCATGGATTGTAACACGTGAGATTTGTCTTTGACTTAGAAGGGGTGTTGATGTTAGTTGACATTGTGTAGGGTTTGCCAGGATGAAACTGAGATCAACTAGGGTTCTGAGAGGGGTAAAACCCCAAATCGATTCAGACATTAAGAATCAAGATTGTTCTAATAAAAAGAGATTGTTGTTGAGATCTGGTAAATCAATTTCTAATAACAAAAGAGCAAATAAAGCTGATATTTGGGCATGTGTTGATAATTCTGTTGAAAATTGTGAAATTGGTGTGAAAGAAATCGTAAATAGTGATGATAAAGGGTTGTTTTTGGGATCAGAGGTGTTGGATCCGATCAAAGATTCGGTTGTTTCTTGTTTTAAACAAGAAGTTGAAGAGGAACAAGGAAACAAATTGATGTCTGTAAATTTGGAATCAGAAACATGTGCTGATGATTCAACGGTAATCAATGGTGAACGTATGCTTATGCGCTGTAAAAATAAAAGGGGAAGGAAAAGAAAAAACGTGATGGGTTTGGGTTCTGATTGTAATGGAGAAGGAAGAGCTAAGAAGGAGAAAGTTGAGAACGATCGGGTTCGGGTTATTGGCGGGAAGGTGTTGCGGTCAACGACTTTGACCGGTGCCACCACGGTGGTTGATGGTGGAGTAAAGAGCATGCGAAAACGTCGTGGAAGACCTCGTAAATTTCAGGGCGATGTTACTCCTATACCATTGATTGAGGTACCATGGAAAAAACCGAAACGTCATGGAAGCCCGTCTAAAGTTTCACACGAGATTCCCGTTGGACCCATGAAGTCAAAGGGAATAAAACCGAAACTAAACGTCAAAGATACCACTTTAAAGAAATTCAACCGTCGTGGAAGACCACTGAAAATGGAGGCGGAAACTTTAGCAACAcatgtgatgaaaatgagaatGAAGAAACTCGTGTCGGTAAAAAGAGACCTCAAAGTTCGAAAAAAAGACGATGAAAATCAAAACAGTGAACCGTTGGTGGAAAAAGTTGATAATGATAGAAAAGGGATTATTGTCGGGAGTTTGGAGAGACGGTTGTTGAAACAGTCGGTGAGAGATAAAATATCCGATATGCTTTTGAAATGCGGATGGACAATCGATTTCAGACAAAGACAAGAAAAAACATACAAAGATTCAGTATATATTGAACCTAAAGGGAAGAGAACTCACTGGTCAATAACGCGAGCTTATGCTAAATTAAAAAAGAAGATTGAAACCGGTAATGCTGATAATGTTGAAATATCTGCATTTACACCAATACCCGAAGAAGAACTCAGTTTGCTTTATAGACACCAGGAGAAAGTACGTAAGGATAAGAACCAGAAGAGAATCAAGGGTAAAATCATCACTTACAAGAAGAAAAAAGAAGGGTCCAAGAGGAAAATGCTATTTAAGCCACGAATTCTAGCCCATGATTCTGAAAACGGGTCGAAACAAGGTAAcgagggcgttttggtaattaagAAGCGGAATCTTTTATCATGGATGATTGATTTAGGCGTTATTTTGGTGGGAATGAAGGTTCGGTATGGTAAAACTAGAAGGCAAACAAGATCAATTGAGGGTATTATTACTAGTGATGGGATTCGCTGCGGCTGTTGTAATGAAATTATAGGTGTATCGGCATTTGTAGCTCACTGTGGAGGGAAAACTGgtcaagtttttgataatttaTATTTGGAATCGGGAAAATGTCTTAGGAATTGTTTGATGGATTCATGGAGGAAAGAAGAGGAGTCGAATATTAATAGATTTAATGTTGTTGATGTTCACGGTGATGACCCGAATGATGACACGTGTAATATTTGTGGAGATGGCGGGAACTTGATTTGTTGTGATGGTTGTCCTTCGACTTTTCATCAAAGCTGCCTTGATATCCAGGTAATTATGGTTCCTTTCAATGATGTTTTTAAACGACCCGTTAGTACAGGTGCGAAAATGAGTGGGTTGGGTAACATGTCAAAACGTGTATATTTGTGTGGGTCAAAACAGGTCGGGCCCAATTAGAGCTGGCCCGCCACCTTCTTTTTTCTTGGTAACTAGTTAATAtatcaaacatgcttagaaaaaaaatatagagtaaattgccattttcgtTCCTGAGGTGTGGCCAGTTTTGCTACTTTCGTCCAAAggaaggtttgtttttccacatctcgatccaaaaggtttgaaatcttgcaattttcatctggctcgttaactccttccatttttctccgttaagtcaggggtattttcgtattttttaacttaaagggcaattcggtctttttgcATGACCACCACTCTCAAAGTGGTGGTcatgaaaaagaccgaattgccctttaagatAACACaaccattttcatccggctcgttaactccttccatttttctccgttaagtcaggggtattttcgtctttttaaacttaaagggcaattcggtctttttgcATGACCACCGAGTGGTGGTCATGAAAACGACCGAATTTCCCTTTAAGATAACACAAAAGACGGAAATATCCCTGATTTAACGATGAAAAATTGATGGAGTTAaggagccagatgaaaatggcaagatttcaaaccttttggatccagatgcggaaaaacaaacctttggacgaaagtagCAAAACtgaacaaacctcagggacgaaaatggcatgtTACTTAAAAATATTGTAAAGATTACAAGATAAATTTTTCATAATTGTGGTTTATGTGTTGTAGAATTTTCCCTCGGGGGAGTGGAACTGCATCTACTGCACGTGCAAATTCTGTGGAGTGGTTTCCGTTAATAACCCTCAAGTGGAAGACTCTCATGATGCAGTTACCTCTCAAATACTCTCATGCTGTTTGTGTGAGGAAAAATGTATGTCATTGGTATATAATAATGATTAACTAAACAAGTGCCTTTTTTCTTGAATGACTACATAATTCATCGTATATAGCTAACAAGTTTTTGAATCCAACAGTCCACCAATCGTGCTTACAAGAAGTTGAAGCTGAATATACTGATTATAATCGACTACCTTTTTGTGGAAGAAAATGTCAGGAGGTATGTTGTTCGATACCATAAATtattggaaaaattacaagttttgtcctttatctttataccaattttcaagcggtgtcctttttaacgaatgttgacaggcggtgtcctttaatatgtattttgttgcaagtttagtcctttacacccaacccagttaaaaaaccctgttaattgttgggtgtaaaggactaaacttgcaacaaaatacctaggtaaaggactaaacttgcaacaaaatacctagtaaaggacaccgcctgtcaacaattaacagggttttttaactgggttgggtgtaaaggactaaacttgcaacaaaatacctagtaaaggacaccgcctgtcaacattcgttaaaaaggacaccgcctgaaaagtggtataaagataaaggacaaaacttgtaatttttcctaaattattattttttttatgtatgaAACATGTTGATCTGATATTGCTGCTTTACTAGCTCTTTGAGCGACTGCAAACGTATCTTGGGGTGAAACATGAGCTTGAAGACGGATTATCTTGGACTCTACTTCAACGTTCTGATGTTGACCAAGGTGTTCATGACACTCGGTTAAAGGTTGAACACAATTCCAAATTGGCGGTTGCACTCTCTGTTATGGATGAATGTTTTGTGCCAATTGTTGATGAGAGAAGTGGGACCAGCATAATCCATGATGTTGTTTACAATTGTGGGTAAGTTGAattattatatttagtttgaatGTTTGATACAAATCGGTTGacttattaaaattaaatgtGATAAATTAACAATTGTAACCGCTATTGTAAACTTATTTAAAGTAGCATGTGATAAATTAAGTGTTTATAATATTCTGAATAAAAAATAGATTATCATTCTAATATTCAGTTTTTGCAATCATATGTAGTACACTAATcacttatcaaataaataaatgtacCAGAAAGCGTGAAAGACTCATTTTGACCTGTTACACGCCCCAACCGTCTTGCCACATATACTTACAAAGTTACAAGGTATCCAGATGCGTGATTTGGATATTATTAGATGTTAACGTTTTGACCCATCAACTTATGAATAAGGTCAAACTAAATTTTTCAGATCTCTAACGGGTAAAGCGCATGTAAAGTcgcagatggtccctgtggtttaccaaaattttggatttggtccctagcttttcaaagtccctgtggtttgcactttgttaCGCATGTAGTCCCCGgcttttttccaaaagtacatggatggtccctgtggtttgcactctGTAACGCATtaagtccctaacttggacatgctaaaacctttagatttgttggatGGGGAccaaatgcgttacaaagtgcaaaccacagggaccatccatgtacttttgaaaagttagggaccaaatccaaagttttggtaaaccacaaggaccacTCGTGTACTTTACTTGTTAAAATGCATAAAAccttataaataatttttttctaaaaGATTAAAAGAAAGCTGAATAATATAATCCTATAGTAATATTTGACTATCCTAATTATTCAAAAAGCACCCGTGATTCTTGGAAAAAAACCTTCGGGTTAACCAATCTGTCCAACCCATACAAAAAACGACCCATTTGACCCAACTCTAGatattattatcattatattATTATGTTATTATTTGTAATTCTTTATCATACTTAGGCTATggggtgtgggataaagcccctaggggctttatcaggaCACGTCAGCGCCACCTAGGATCCACATCAGCcagggggctttatcacgccttctcttaacttgcagggtgtgggataacgccccctattaaacaaaataaaaaaaaaatgttattggATGAAATGATGTGGGCCCCACCTGCCCCCTCCCTTCTTCCTCGTTACCATGGTAAAGCCCCATCAATGGCGCCCCGGTTTAACTAGCAGGGTGTGGGTGGTGGCGCCGAGGGGGGCGCTATGGGTGGTGATGTGGCACGGTGGCGCCCTCCATACCCTCCGGCCTTATGTGCTCACCTCATATATTGGGATCCTTTTGTCAGCTCAAACTTCAGGCGACTGAATTATGCTGGCTTCTTAACCGCGGTTTTGGAGAAGGGTGATGAATTTATCTCTGCAGCATCCATACGGTTACTATCTTCAACTCCCCTGCTAATATGTCATACTAAAGATCTTAATTAAAAACTACTTACAATTTTAGTATAACTTGTGACAGGATACATGGGTATCAGTTAGCAGAAATGCCTTTTATTGGAACTCGACACATGTATAGACGTCAAGGAATGTGTCGTAGGCTTCTGGATGCCATCGAATGCGTATGTCAACCTTATTTGATACCTTGTACTTTAGCCTTAATTTCTTTGTTTTGTTGAATTGATGTAAGCTGATTGGTAGTGTTAAAAATGGAGGCGGCAAAATGGTCAGGTTAAAATTGGATTCTGATCCAAATGTGTAATTTTTTGTACGGGTCTAAAAGGGTCGAGCCTGGTTGACCGGAAACACTTTTGGTCAGGATTTTTATGATTAAAGTTTTACCTTTAGTGGTTTGGAAATAAGTACCAATATATCCGCATGTTATATCTTCACAGCGTATGTTAAGCCCAATTGTACAGTACACTTATTCTTAAAAAAagttatacatatatataggggaaggtttaaatgagaaccgtgagaacgaatgaaaaaaccgcgagaactttattcaaaaacaattcaaattcaatattattatta encodes the following:
- the LOC110910292 gene encoding uncharacterized protein LOC110910292 isoform X2; translated protein: MKLRSTRVLRGVKPQIDSDIKNQDCSNKKRLLLRSGKSISNNKRANKADIWACVDNSVENCEIGVKEIVNSDDKGLFLGSEVLDPIKDSVVSCFKQEVEEEQGNKLMSVNLESETCADDSTVINGERMLMRCKNKRGRKRKNVMGLGSDCNGEGRAKKEKVENDRVRVIGGKVLRSTTLTGATTVVDGGVKSMRKRRGRPRKFQGDVTPIPLIEVPWKKPKRHGSPSKVSHEIPVGPMKSKGIKPKLNVKDTTLKKFNRRGRPLKMEAETLATHVMKMRMKKLVSVKRDLKVRKKDDENQNSEPLVEKVDNDRKGIIVGSLERRLLKQSVRDKISDMLLKCGWTIDFRQRQEKTYKDSVYIEPKGKRTHWSITRAYAKLKKKIETGNADNVEISAFTPIPEEELSLLYRHQEKVRKDKNQKRIKGKIITYKKKKEGSKRKMLFKPRILAHDSENGSKQGNEGVLVIKKRNLLSWMIDLGVILVGMKVRYGKTRRQTRSIEGIITSDGIRCGCCNEIIGVSAFVAHCGGKTGQVFDNLYLESGKCLRNCLMDSWRKEEESNINRFNVVDVHGDDPNDDTCNICGDGGNLICCDGCPSTFHQSCLDIQNFPSGEWNCIYCTCKFCGVVSVNNPQVEDSHDAVTSQILSCCLCEEKFHQSCLQEVEAEYTDYNRLPFCGRKCQELFERLQTYLGVKHELEDGLSWTLLQRSDVDQGVHDTRLKVEHNSKLAVALSVMDECFVPIVDERSGTSIIHDVVYNCGSNFRRLNYAGFLTAVLEKGDEFISAASIRIHGYQLAEMPFIGTRHMYRRQGMCRRLLDAIECTLSSLGVEELIIPAIPALMQTWTAAFGFTPLEESKKQAMKRMCMLVFPGIVMLKKPLLQFQYRDADHSPFAGVEKDVIDREPKDENNPQLEATSSNAIDYDQTPIRTAGISYEQTEEATVGKNVIDDKITASNGVNGLCDLNLPVKNDFPCDTDGQTSVDSELFHDCTADPCSTDSVVCGNHQSPELTLDVENDGVPGVKVKPSHLTSILALKNTFDLNLHPTAVETDVHIVSDDSTDSKTCESQPFGIL
- the LOC110910292 gene encoding uncharacterized protein LOC110910292 isoform X1; this translates as MKLRSTRVLRGVKPQIDSDIKNQDCSNKKRLLLRSGKSISNNKRANKADIWACVDNSVENCEIGVKEIVNSDDKGLFLGSEVLDPIKDSVVSCFKQEVEEEQGNKLMSVNLESETCADDSTVINGERMLMRCKNKRGRKRKNVMGLGSDCNGEGRAKKEKVENDRVRVIGGKVLRSTTLTGATTVVDGGVKSMRKRRGRPRKFQGDVTPIPLIEVPWKKPKRHGSPSKVSHEIPVGPMKSKGIKPKLNVKDTTLKKFNRRGRPLKMEAETLATHVMKMRMKKLVSVKRDLKVRKKDDENQNSEPLVEKVDNDRKGIIVGSLERRLLKQSVRDKISDMLLKCGWTIDFRQRQEKTYKDSVYIEPKGKRTHWSITRAYAKLKKKIETGNADNVEISAFTPIPEEELSLLYRHQEKVRKDKNQKRIKGKIITYKKKKEGSKRKMLFKPRILAHDSENGSKQGNEGVLVIKKRNLLSWMIDLGVILVGMKVRYGKTRRQTRSIEGIITSDGIRCGCCNEIIGVSAFVAHCGGKTGQVFDNLYLESGKCLRNCLMDSWRKEEESNINRFNVVDVHGDDPNDDTCNICGDGGNLICCDGCPSTFHQSCLDIQNFPSGEWNCIYCTCKFCGVVSVNNPQVEDSHDAVTSQILSCCLCEEKFHQSCLQEVEAEYTDYNRLPFCGRKCQELFERLQTYLGVKHELEDGLSWTLLQRSDVDQGVHDTRLKVEHNSKLAVALSVMDECFVPIVDERSGTSIIHDVVYNCGSNFRRLNYAGFLTAVLEKGDEFISAASIRIHGYQLAEMPFIGTRHMYRRQGMCRRLLDAIECTLSSLGVEELIIPAIPALMQTWTAAFGFTPLEESKKQAMKRMCMLVFPGIVMLKKPLLQFQYRDADHSPFAAGVEKDVIDREPKDENNPQLEATSSNAIDYDQTPIRTAGISYEQTEEATVGKNVIDDKITASNGVNGLCDLNLPVKNDFPCDTDGQTSVDSELFHDCTADPCSTDSVVCGNHQSPELTLDVENDGVPGVKVKPSHLTSILALKNTFDLNLHPTAVETDVHIVSDDSTDSKTCESQPFGIL